Within Desulfobacter sp., the genomic segment GGGCGGCCTGCACGCCTTTGGCCCGGGACAATTCCCAGTCTTTGTCCACGGCATCCCTGAACGGCCTCTTTTCGAGGGCATTGCCGGCCTCGTCACGGTCGAGGCCCACGGCGGTCGCCATATCCAGAAGTACCGGGGCCATGGCGATATTCTCCCCCCGGACAAAATAGGCATTGAAGGCCTCATTGTGGAACGCATGTCCGCGGCCCCTGGATTCAGCCCAGAGCCCCAGTTCCTGGGCCGGCCGGCTGTCATAAACCATTTTCCGGTTCCCCATGGGCAGGCCGAACCGGGCCGCCGTTGCCTGGAGTTCCGCCACGGCTTTGTCCGCACGGATAGGGTAACCCTTTTTTTTAAACAGGTCATCCAAGGTGATGCCCTCCGGGGGCAGGCCGGGATTCAGGGGAAAGGCCCGCCACTTCACCTGGATATCATACGCTTTCTTTAGTTTCTCAATACTCCCGGTAATGAAATAGCACCAGGGTCAGACATAATCTGAAAATATTTCCAGCACATGGGTATCAGCCATTTTGGGCTCCTTGTGTTCATTCTCGGTTCAGGAGAATATAACCACCTTTACCGGAGAGGCAAGGGCGGTGCCCATGCCCGGCAATGCCGCTTCCTGCACCGGCCGGGCATACATCGAACACAAATTACTCTGAAAACCAGAACCGCCGGTGAACCCGGGGCTAAATTTATTCCCCAATGGATCTTACTTATTTAGTGAACAGACTTTTTCTCGCATAGAGAAAAGCCAGCTACAAACCAAAAGAGCTTTATATATCAAGACATACAGCAATATGCCGAATTTGCAGATTTGACAAATTGCATCGTGTTCGATATGCTATTTTGATTTGGAATAAGATTGGTTTTAATTTTGATACGTTAGTTTTTTGTTTGGACACTATGAAAAATGTAATATCACTCATTGTCAAACGATGTGCCGCAAGCCTGTTTACCCTCCTTATCATCTCTGTCATCATTTTTATCGGTGTGGAGGTACTGCCGGGGGATGTTGCGGAAACCGTTTTGGGGCAATCGGCCACCTCTGAAACAGTAGAGGCCTTCAGAAAAGAACTCAAACTGGACCTCCCCGCCCATGTCCGATACGGATCATGGCTGAATGATTTTATTCACGGGGATTTCGGCACATCTCTTTCAAACGGCAGGCCGGTTGCCGACCTTATCGGCTGGCGGTTGGGCAATACGCTTTTTCTGGCCCTGGCCACATCCGCCATTGCCATTCCCCTGGCCATACTTTTGGGAATGACCGCCGCCTTTTACAGGAATTCTCTTTTTGATAAAATCATATCCGTAACCACCCTGTCATTTATCTCTTTCCCTGAATTTTTTATCGCCTATATTTTCATCAGCCTCTTGTCGGTAAAGCTCAATATATTTCCCAGCCTGGCCGTCATTGACCCTAAAATGGGGCTGGCCACACGGCTGTACACCATCCTTTTGCCCGCCCTGACACTGACCTGCGTGGTAACGGCCCACATGATGCGACAGACACGGGCAGCCATCATCAACGTATTGGCCAGTGCCTATATTGAAATGGCCGAACTCAAAGGCATCAACCGATTGAGGATTATCATCCACCACGCCTTTCCCAACTCCCTTTCCCCTGTAATCAATGTCATTGCCCTGAACATGGCCTATCTGGTGGTCGGGGTGGTCATCGTGGAGGTGGTGTTTGTCTATCCGGGCCTGGGACAGCTTTTAGTCGATTCCGTTGCTAAAAGGGATCTGCCGGTGGTTCAGGCATCGGGACTTATTTTCTCAATGGTTTATATATTTCTCAATCTTTTTGCAGATATCCTGTCCATGCTTTCCAACCCAAGATTAAGGCAATCCGCCATCCAGTGAGGTCCGTCCTGTGTTAAAATTATTAAAAAGCGCCCCGCTTTCCGCCCGAATAGGTATGTGCATCGTCGCCTTCAATATCATTGTGGCTGTTTTTGCCCCTTTTGCGGCACCCTTTGGTGAAACCGACATCGTCGGTGAAGTCTGGGAACCCTTTTCCACCCAATTCTACCTGGGAACCGATCATATCGGAAGGGACCTGTTCACAAGGATGTTATACGGAGCCCGGAATACCATTGCCCTTGCATTTGCAACAACCATGCTTTCATTTGTATTCGGTTCGCTGCTGGGCTTCATCGCCGCCATAAAGGGCGGATGGATTGACCAGGCGATAAGCCGGACAATTGATATTATCATGGCGTTTCCCACATTAATTTTTGCCCTGATGATCTTATCTGTACTGGGCTCGTCCATACCGGTGCTGATTTTCACCATTGCCCTGCTGGACGCCACCCGGGTGTACCGGCTTTCACGGGCCGTGGCCATGGATATAGAAGTGATGGACTTTGTGGAAGCGGCCCGGCTGAGGGGGGAAGGGACCTGGTGGATCATGACCCAGGAAATCCTGCCCAATGCCCTGCCGCCGCTGGTGGCGGAATTCGGCCTCAGATTCTGTTTTGTTTTTTTATTCATCGCCTCATTAAGTTTTCTGGGCCTGGGGATTCAACCGCCCTATGCGGATTGGGGCGGCATGGTCCGGGAAAATGCAGGGGCCATCACCTTTGGTATTTTTATCCCGCTGATCCCGGCAGCGGCCATTGCATTTTTAACGGTGGGGGTCAATCTGATTGTAGACTGGTTTCTCCATCTCTCCAGCGGGCTTAATGATTAAGACGGCCGGCAATGTGAGTACACATTTAATATTGAGGATCATCCATGGACAAGCTGCTTGAAATAAAAAACCTTAGGATTGAAGGATTCTATGAAGGGCAATGGCAACCCATTGTCAGAAATATTAACCTGAATCTGAAACGGGGGGAGGTGCTGGGCCTCATCGGAGAATCCGGTGCGGGCAAGTCCACCATCGGCCTGGCCGCCATGGGGTACACCCGGCAGGGGTGCCGGCTGGCTTCAGGCGCCATTAATCTTGAAGGAGAAGAACTTTTCGGCGCCTCCAAGGAGAGCCTGCGCACCATCCGGGGATCCAAGATTGCCTATGTGGCCCAGAGTGCGGCCGCCTCCTTCAACCCCTCCCACAGGATCATCCGCCAATATGCCGAGGCCCCGGTCCACCACGGGCTGATGGGATATAATGAAGCCCAGAAGGAAGCCGTTGAAATTTACCGCCGCCTCTTCCTGCCGAATCCTGAAAAAATAGGATTCCGCTATCCCCACGAACTGTCCGGGGGCCAGCTTCAGCGGGCCATGGTGGCCATGTCCATGTCCTGCAAACCGGATATCATCGTATTTGACGAACCCACCACCGCACTGGATGTCACCACCCAGATCGAAGTGCTGGCGGCAGTCAAAGAAATTACGGAAAAAATGAACAAGGCGGCCCTTTACATCACCCATGATCTCGCCGTTGTGGCCCAGGTGGCTCACAGGATCATGGTCCTGCGGAACGGCCGGCTGGTTGAAGAGGGGGAAACCCGCGCCTTGATCCAATCACCTAAAGAAAAATACACCCGCCAATTGCTGAATGTCAGGCAGCTGAGAGAGGAAAAAGAGGCCTGCGAACGCACCGACGCCTTACTCAGGGTCAAAGGGGTGACCGCCACATATACGGGCCGGACCAATGTGCTCGAAAATATTGATCTTACCGTCCGGGAAGGAAAAACCGTTGCACTGGTGGGCGAATCCGGCAGCGGTAAAAGTACCCTGGCAAGGGTCATCACCGGACTTCTGCCCGCCACCGCCGGCGAGATCGAATTTTTAGGGAAACGCCTCCCCAGGGAACTGGCCAGCCGTAAAAAAGAGGATTTGCGGAAAATGCAGATGGTTTATCAGATGCCGGATACGGCATTGAACCCGAGGCACACCGTAAAAAAAGTCATCGGACGCCCCCTTGCATTCTATTTCGGCCTCAAAGGGAAGGCGGCTGAGGCAAGAATCCGCGAACTTCTGGAAAAGATAGAACTGGATCCCGACCTTTACATGGACCGCCTGACCACCGAGCTGTCCGGCGGAGAGAAGCAGAGAGTCTGCATTGCCCGGGCCCTGGCCGCCGAGCCGGACCTGATCATCTGCGATGAAGTCACCTCCGCTTTGGACCAACTGGTTGCCGAAGGCATACTGGACCTTCTCCAGGATCTGCAGAATAAGACAAATGTTTCCTATTTGTTCATCACCCATGATCTGGCTACGGTTAAGGCCATTGCAGACAAGATTGTCATCATGCTTAAAGGCCGGATCATCGAACAGGGGGAAAAGAAAAAGGTGCTGGCACCGCCCCACCACGAATACACGGACAAACTTCTGGCCTCGGTGCCCAAAATGGATCCGGACTGGCTGGATAATCTTCTGGAAGAACGTTCCGCCTCATTTATTTAAGCGCTATAGACCAAGGAGAATAAATATGCAGGACCTAAACAAATTCACCCAAATGTTTGAACAAAAAAAGATCACCCGGCGCCAGTTTGTCACCCAATTATCCGCCCTGGGCATTTCTGCGGCACTGATACCGTCATTTTTATCCGGAAAGGCCTTGGCCGCAGTCCCCAAACAGGGGGGGCATTTTAAAATGGGCATGGGCGGCGGCCACACCACAGACACCCTGAACACGGCCCTGTTAGCCGACCAGGTTGAAATGAGTACGGATTACGCCCTGCGGAACAACCTGGTGGAAGTCGACCGGAATGGCCATGCCGTTCCGGAACTGGCCGAAAGCTGGGATGTCACCCCGGATGCGATCCACTGGACCTTTAAACTGAGAAAAGATGTTGAATTCCACAACGGGAAAACCATGGATTCAGATGATGTGATCTTTTCCATCCGCCACCACATGGGCAAGGATTCCAAGTCAGGGGCCAAGGGCGTTCTGGAACAAATCCAGGATATCAAAAAAGATGGAAAGGATACGGTGGTCTTTACCCTTAAAAGCGGGAATGCCGATTTCCCCTATGTATTAAACGACTACCACCTGACCATTGTACCGGCAGGCACCGCCGGAGAGGAATGGGAAAAGGGCATCGGTACGGGCGGCTATATTCTGGAGGTCTGGGAGCCCGGGGTTAAAACCCTGTTGAAGCGGAACCCTAATTATTTTAAATCCGGCAGGGCCCATTTCGATTCCGTTGAAATCATTACCATTGCCGATGCCAATGCCCGGACAAACGCCCTGAGGACCGGCCAGATTGATTATATGAACCGGGTTGAACTCAAGACCGCCCATCTGTTCAAACGGACCCCCGGCGTAAATGTCCTCAGGGTGGACGGCGGATTTCACTACACCCTTCCCATGCACACGGATGTGGCGCCCTTCAATAACAATGACGTCCGGCTGGCACTCAAGTATGCCATTGACCGGGAGGCCATGGTAAAAAATGTGCTGAGGGGCTACGGTTCCGTCGGCAACGACCACCCCATATCAAAACTTAATAAATACCATGCCTCGGATATTCCCCAGCGGCAGTATGACCCTGACAAGGCAAAATTTCACCTGAAAAAAGCAGGGCTTTCAACCAATGCATTTGATCTGTATACCTCCGAACTCAGCGGATTCATGGATCAGGCAACCCTGTTCAGCGAAAGCGCCAAAAAGGCAGGCATCGCCATTCATATCAAAAAAGAGCCGGAAGACGGCTATTGGAGCAATGTCTGGCTTAAGAAGCCCTTCTGCAACTGCTACTGGGGGGCCCGTCCCACGGCGGACATGGTGTTTTCCGTGGCCTATTCCGGGGATGCAAAATGGAATGACACCCATTTGAAAAACCAACGGTTCGACCATCTTCTGTCAGAGGCCAGATCTGAACTGGATGAAGCAAAACGCAAAGCCATGTACAGGGAATGCCAGCAGATCGTCAGAGACGAAGGGGGTACCATTGTTCCGCTGTTCAAAGACTATGTCGAAGCCGCCGCAAAAAAAGTAAAGCACGAGCCGCTTTCCGGCCTTTGGGAGACCGATTCCCACAGAGCCATTGAAAGATGGTGGTTTGACGCCTGATTTCCATATTGGCAACCGGCCAGGGAAACGCCAACGGGTGCCTTCCCGGCCGGCCCGCACAAAATCGCCCAATAAAAATACAGTTTTTCCAATTCGTAAATAATGATATAAAATGAACTTTAACATCAACAAGAATGGAAAGAGTTCATGCCACAAAAAACATTGAATGAGGAACGTTGTCAGAACCTGTTGATATCAATCAGAAAAATCATTCAGGCCGTTGATATCCACTCCAGAAAACTTAACAAAAAATTTGGTATGACAGGACCGCAGCTCATTGTTCTCCATGAGATTTCCTTAAACGGCCAGATTTCTATCACCCCATTGTCCCGGGCAACCAGTTTAAGCCAGGCAACGGTTACCGATATTACAAAACGGCTCGAAACCAGGGGGTATATCGCCCGGAAAAAGAGAGAGGACGACAAAAGGGCTGTCAGCTTATTCCTCACGGACAAAGGAAAAGAAATTATAAAAAACCTGCCGCCACTGCTGCAGGAAACATTCACCGACCGGTTTTCAAAACTCGAAAATTGGGAACAATTGATGATCATGAGCGCCTTTGAACGTGTTGTGAGCCTGATGGCTGCCGAAGAGATCGAAGCCTCCCCGATTTTGGTGACCGGCCCCATTCAGAATACACCTCCCGCCACCCCCTAAATCGATCCTGCTGCGCCCGCCCAATCCCTTTTAATTCCTGGGAAACCCTATGCCAAGGTACCAGGATCAATTTTGGTCAAATGATCATTATTTTTCTTGACATGCCCCGGGAGAAGAAATATGGTTTAATCAAAAGCGTATAACCATGCCATATCCAGCCCCCTGGAACCGGCGGTAGGGCGGTTAAAATGGACTGAATAAGCTTCCAGAAGACCCGCACAAACCGGAATAAGAAAAATGGAGATTCAATGTGACAAAAGAACTTGAACTTTCCGAAAGCCTTGAAGACTATCTTGAAACCATACTGGAACTGCAGGTTACAAATACCGTTGCCCGGTCAAAAGACATTGCCGCAAAACTGGATATAAAAAGGGGATCCGTCACCGGGATGCTCAAAAAACTGGAGGCCCGGAACTTAATTAATTATGAACCCTACGGATTCGTTACGCTCACCCCTGAAGGGGAAAAAATCGCAAAAGAAATCACAACCCGCCATAACGTGTTCAAGCATTTTCTATTTAAATATGTGGAATTAGATGAAACCGCCGCAGATGAAACCGCATGCAGAATGGAACATGCCATGAGCCATGCCACCTTTACGAAATTCAAGGCCTTTGTTAAACAACTGGATGCCTGAACCGCCGGGCCTCTCCTTGAACGGGACCGGACCAGCCAGTACCGATATGCTCTCCCCCCTGGCCATAATAATTACCAAAACTAATATTGTATAAAAAACATTAATTTTACTTCTCAGGCAGTTTGATCTATCTTTCCGGGAAATTAATAAACACTAACAATAAGGAAAAACAATGCTGCCGGTTTATATTCAGGGAATGGGAACAGGGGCGGGACTGATTATTGCCATCGGGGCGCAGAACGCCTTTGTCCTGAGCCAGGGGGTCAGAAAGAACCATTATCTGGTGATCCCTTTGATCTGCGCCCTCTGTGATGCGGTGCTCATCGGCGCCGGTGTGACGGGCATGGGACGCCTGCTTGAGTCCAGTCCGCTGTTTTCAAAAATCGCAGGGATCGGCGGAGCCGCCTTTCTCTTTCTCTACGGGGCCAGGGCCTTTGCCTCGGCAGCCAGGGGGAGCAGCCTTGACACCAACAGTTCCGGGGCCACCTCATTGAAGGCGGTCGTCCTGACCACCCTTGCCGTCACCCTGCTCAACCCCCATGTCTACATCGACACGGTGCTGCTGCTGGGAAGCATTGCCGGCCAGTTCCAGGCCCCGGGGCACCTTGTCTTCGGGGCGGGGGCAGTTACCGCATCCTTTTTATGGTTTTTTACCCTGAGTATCGGGGCCGGATTTCTGGCCCCCTTGTTTCAAAAAAGAATGTCCTGGCGGATTCTGGATTCCTGCGTGGGATTCATCATGTGGGCCATTGCCCTTTCACTGGCCCGGGGACTGGCCGCCTGATGCGGCCCGGATAAGGCCATGGGCAATATCGTCTCCCATTAATTCCACAGCCCGGCCCTGGGCGGCAACATAGGCCCCCACCCCATCCCCGGCCACAGCCTGGGAATGGGCAAACTTCCGGTTAAGGCAGGAGCGATCCCTTTCCACATCCTTAATATGCCACAGGGCTTCAAAAATCGCGTTGTTTCCCCGGTATTCAAACCGGAGAAGGGTCACATCCACCCGGAACCGGGGCCGCCTGGACCTTTCCCAGGGATAGAGTACCACCCTTGGGGTGTGAAGCCGGGCGGACAGATACCCCAGCAAAGACTCCCGGACCTGCCGGCTTAGGGGGGAAGCCCAGCGGTGGAATTCATTGATACGGATCCCGTTTTCACCGCTCCCCGTCACAATTTCGGGGCGGTCCAGGTATCCCGGAAGCGCCACGGAGCCGATGCCCACGGAAAAGTCCTCACCAGCTTCCAGGGTTTCATTCCAGCTCCCCGGCCCTTCCAGCCGGTAAAAGGAGGACCGGGGAGAGACCCCGCCGCAACCGGCCATCCCCATGAGACAGACGGCCAGGCAGATGGGCCCCAGCCCCCGTGCCAAAAACGATTTCATTATTGACCTTCCTTTCCCCTGAGCAGGGATTCCGGATGTTGTTCCAATTCTTCGGCAAGGGCCCTCACCGCCTTTGCCGCTTCAGCCAGTTCCGCCAGGGTCCGCTGAAGATCGGCCACCACGGCGGCATCCTTTGCCAGGACCCCGCCCACCCCGTCCAGGGTCTGCCGGGCCTGGACCAGGGCCGGGGGCAGTTCCGAGGAAAGGCTGTCCGCCAGGATGCCGATCTTTTGAAGGGCCAGATTAAAGGAGTTGACCGCACCGGTGGTATCCCCGGACCCCGCCAGGGCGGTGACGGTATCCCCGGCTTTTTTAACACTTTGGACCGCCCCGATGAGTTGACGGCTTATTTCAGCCACGGGAAGCTTCTCAAGCTTTACCAGCACTGCAGAAAGGTGGCTGGTCAGGGCCTCCAGGGATCCCGCCACAGTGGGTATTTCCAGAATATCCCCGTGGTCAAGAATTTGGGCCGGCGCCGCGTTTTCAAAGAAGTCCAGGGCCAGGTAAAGCTTACCCGTCAGCAGGTTGCCCGTTCTCAGCTGCCCCCGCATCCCGTGGCGGACAAGTATCTCCAGGATATCCTCTGCCTCCGGCATTTCTTTGCCCGGGGAGACCTGGGCCAGCCGTTCCTCTTCTATTTCAATGCGCACAGGCACCAGCACCTGGTTCTTTTTCGAATCGAATTCAATACTGATATCAGCCACCCGCCCCACCACAAAGCCCCTGAACTCCACAGGCGCCCCGATGTCCAGCCCTCGGACGGAATGGGAAAATTTAAGCAGATAGGGTATTTTCCGGGAAAATTGTTTGGCCATGGCCGCCTCCCGGGAGGAATGCAGGGAGAACACTGTGCCTGCAGGCACAGGCGGACCGGGTGTTTCTGCATCCGGGTTGGCCAGCACGATCCCGCCCAGCAGGATGGAGACCAGGGATTCTGTATTTATTTTCAGGCCGTTGGCTCCCAGGTCCATATCCAGCCCCGATGCAGACCAGAACCGGGATGCCCGGGTGACCATCCCATCGTGGGGGGCGTTGATAAAGACCTGGACATCAACCCCTTTCCCGCCGGTTTCAAGACCGTATCCCGTCACCTGCCCCACCTTCACCCCCCTGAAATAAACCGGTGATCCGTAATCCAGGGAATCCAGTTCCCCGGCCTTCAGGGTAAAAAGAGATCCCCGGGAATCCCGGGTGACCAGGGGGGGGATTTCCAGCCCTTTAAACTCGCTTTTGGGCCGTCCTTCCCGGCCCGGTTCAATGGCAATATACGCCCCTGAGAGCAGGGTGCTCAACCCACTCACCGTGGTGCCCGAAAGCCGGGGCCGGACCACCCAGAACCGGGTCTGGTCGGTGAGGTAGCCTTCGGCCTCCCGGTCCAGGTCCACGGTGACCCGGACACCGTTGAGCCCGGGGGTAAGGCGGACGGCCCTGACCTTGCCCATATCCACGTCCTTGTATTTCACCCGGGTCTTTCCGGCCTCAATCCCCTCTGCCGACTCAAAACTGATCACAGCCACCGGGCCTTTTTCCTTAACGGCCTTGTACACCAGGCCGGCACCGACCACCAGGGCCACAATGGGCACAATCCACACCAGGGAAATCTCTTTTTTCCGGCTCACGGCCGCCCTGGGAAGGGAGGAACTCTCTTTCATCTCATATCCTTGGGTTTTCCCCGGGATCCCCATATTGCCAGATCAGCCGGGAGTCAAAACTTTCAGCCGCAACCATGGTGATCACCACCACTGCGGCAAAATAAACAGCGCCCGGACCGGCCGCCACCGAGGCAAGGGGGGAGAGCCGGACCAGGGCCGCCAATACCGTGACCACATAGACATCCACCATGGACCAGCGCCCCACCGCTTCGGTGAACCGGTAGAGCCGGGTCCGATCCCCGGGCTTCCACCGGGACCTGAACTGCACCGACAACAAAAGATAAATCAAGATCAACAGCTTCAGCATGGGGATGAGTATGCTGGCCGTAAAAATAATCAGGGCAATATGCCATGAGCCGGACAGCATGAAATAAATAACGCCGCTCATGATGGTATCCGCCTGCTCGGCCCCCAGCGTCCGGGTAATGGTGACGGGCAGGATATTTGCCGGCACATAAAAGACAACGGCCGCCAGGACCAGGGCCCAGGTCCGCTGGAGACTCAAGGGTTTTACCGCACGGAGCCGGGCCCCGCACCTGGGACATCTGCCGGATTCCCCTGACGGCGCCAGGGGCGTCGTCAATGCGCAGCAATGGCAGGCGGTCAATGCCCCCCCCCAGGGCTCCGGAACCTTTTGCCGGGGCAGCCGCTGCCAGACATCCTCCGGATTTAATCCGGAAAAGGCCGCCGCCACAACCACGATCAGCCCCACAAAGGCCCATAAGCCGGGGCCGGCCACAATATCGGCCATCTTGGCCAATTTAATCATGGCCACGAGAATGGCCAGCATATACACCTCGATCATCCCCCAGGGTTTCAAGCGTACCAGGAGCCTGAAGACCGGTGCGGTATGACGGGCCGCCCTGCCGGCTGCAGCGGGCACCATCAGATAGGCCAACCCTGCCAGTTGCGCCAGGGGCACCGCCACACAGGTGGCCAGCACCAGAACGGCAAGCCCTGCAAATCCCTGGCGGTAAAGTTCGACAATCCCGGTCAAAAGGCAGGTCTCCCGGATCTGGCCCTCAAGCCTAAGGGAAAGAAAGGGAAAGGCATTGGCAATGCAAAAGAGAACCAGCCCGGCCAGGGCCAGGGCCAGGGTCCTCTGGACGGTATCCCCGCGGTGACCGGCGAGCCTTGCATCACAGCGGCAGCAGCGGGCAGCCGCCCCAAAGGGCAGGTCAGGAATCGCCTGGGCCATCCCGCAGTCCGGGCAGGCAGCCACAGCAACCGGCCTGTCTGCCCCCGTATTCCCCAATGATTTCGACAAAGTCGCCATCGGATGAATATAGCGGAAACCCGGTCCTTGCATCAAACAAAATTTATTCCCCGCCCCCTTTCAGGGAAAATTTCCATGTGATAGCCTATGGCTCAACAGGAGGAATTATGAAAGAAGATTTATCACGGTTCACGGGAAAAGAGGTGGTGGTGGATACCCGCTCCAACTGGGTCTACCTGGGAATTCTGGACCGGGTCACGGAAAGTTCCCTGGTACTGACCGATGCCGATGCCCACGACATCACCGATACCGAGGTATCAAAGGAACGGTATATCTACGACAGCCGGACCGGTGGCATCAAGGCCAACCGTGACCGGGTCCATATCAGCCTGGACTATATAGTGGGTTTTTCTGCCCTGGGGGATATCAAAGCCTTCTGAGACCGGGACGAAAACACCTTCCCCCAACCTGCCAGGGCCTCAAAATCATTGACAATGCCCTTGAAGGTCCCCTATAAGCATTTAATACGTTTCAGCGCAATTGTTCCTAAATCCAACAGATGCTGGCGGCTTGATGCGGACCGCAACTGACACCTGAACTCAAAGGAGACCTGTATGCAGAAACCTGTTTTTCCCCTTTATATTCTGCCGCTTCTTTTTTTCTTCTTTTCTTTTTTTTCACCCCCCGCTCTGAATGCGGGTATCCATTATTCTTCCAAAGAACTCATGGCCCAAGGGATCAGGTACGTGAGCGTCAGCACCCAGTGGAAAAGCGAACTTGATTTTCACAATAAACGCCTAACCCAAATCAAGACGATGAGGGCCAGTGATGCCCAGAAACAATTTCTCTATGACCGGGAGATGGCCCGCCATGGGAAGCGGAATCACGACCTTGCCGGGCAGCGAAACGAAATCCAGGAGGTATTGATCAAAGAGGCCAATGCCCGGGTGCAGGGCAGCCAGGGAAAGGCCTCAAGCCAGCTCAAGGATACGGCCGGCACCAAATTCGGTGAAAAAGGCCACCGGGGAATGGCCGGTGACCGGGATATGGGAGGCGGATCCAATACCGCGGAAAAGGTCAAAGACGTGCTCAGGGAAATGGGGCTGTATAACCCGGATCCCAGTAAAAAATCCATTGTACCGGTGGAATCCAAGGCCGGCACCCTGGAAATCAAAGGAGAATTTGACCTGACCATCAACAAAGAGGGAATGGCCCCCAGGGCCGGGACCCAGTACCACCAGATCCAGGTTGAGGTGGATGCCCGTAACCCGGAAACCTATGTCTCGGAATCCATGAAGATCCGGAAGGACGGAAAACTGGTAAAACAGCAGGTGGGTACTGAATATGTGGAGATTCAGGACCACAGAAAAAAAGCCTCAAAAGGTCTTGCCGCAGATGGAGAGGGGCTGGTCAGGGAGCCTTCAAAGATGCAGGGCATGGCCAAGGGCACCAAAAAGACCCTGGACATGGGTCGGGTGGATGGGGATACCCTGGAAAAAATCCTCAGGCAGAACGGCATTAAAGAGAGCCCGGCAGAGTTTAAGCGCAGGCTCCAGGCGGTAAAGGAGGGAAAGATATCCATTGGCGATGCCGGACAGGCCGAGCGCATGCGGCGGGTGAGCGAAGATGTATTTGCCGCAGCAGAGCAGACAGTCTTCCGCCAGGCCAAAAAAGATATTGTGGATTTAAGGGCCAAAGCCGCATCCATGTCCCCTGATGACCCGGTCCGCCTTAAGATCGAAGAGGAAATCGTTGATACGGTGACCAAGATGAAGCAGACCCGGGCCGCCAACGAAGAATTTTTATCCGCAAAAAAAATGCAGAACAACAAGGCAGTGGTCAAGGAGATCCCGCCGCCCCAAAAAAAGATCACCCCCGAGGCCATAGATGTTGAAATCCGGCAGATGGAACTGTCCCGGCCGGCTTCTGTAAAGCAGAAGGCTGCCAAAGCCTTTGGGGCAATCATGCAGATCGCCGATATCGGCCAGACCTGCCAGACCGTGGAAGATTATGTGGCAGGTAAAATCCCCCTCACGGATGCCGCCCTGACCATTGCGGACCAGTATGTGACCCAGGGGGCCATTGGCACGGGAAAGCACATTGCACAGACTTCACAGGATTATATGGATGCCCGGGACAAAATAGCCATGGCCAACCGGAACAATATGGCCGCCTATCTGACCCGGTGGGAGCTTGGGTTCAGACGGGCCGGCATGCCTGCAGATAAGGCCAGGGCCTACGTCTCCAATGCCATGCTGTCAGGAGATCTCACCCTTCT encodes:
- a CDS encoding metal-dependent transcriptional regulator, which encodes MTKELELSESLEDYLETILELQVTNTVARSKDIAAKLDIKRGSVTGMLKKLEARNLINYEPYGFVTLTPEGEKIAKEITTRHNVFKHFLFKYVELDETAADETACRMEHAMSHATFTKFKAFVKQLDA
- a CDS encoding amino acid transporter translates to MLPVYIQGMGTGAGLIIAIGAQNAFVLSQGVRKNHYLVIPLICALCDAVLIGAGVTGMGRLLESSPLFSKIAGIGGAAFLFLYGARAFASAARGSSLDTNSSGATSLKAVVLTTLAVTLLNPHVYIDTVLLLGSIAGQFQAPGHLVFGAGAVTASFLWFFTLSIGAGFLAPLFQKRMSWRILDSCVGFIMWAIALSLARGLAA
- a CDS encoding membrane integrity-associated transporter subunit PqiC; amino-acid sequence: MKSFLARGLGPICLAVCLMGMAGCGGVSPRSSFYRLEGPGSWNETLEAGEDFSVGIGSVALPGYLDRPEIVTGSGENGIRINEFHRWASPLSRQVRESLLGYLSARLHTPRVVLYPWERSRRPRFRVDVTLLRFEYRGNNAIFEALWHIKDVERDRSCLNRKFAHSQAVAGDGVGAYVAAQGRAVELMGDDIAHGLIRAASGGQSPGQ
- a CDS encoding MCE family protein; its protein translation is MKESSSLPRAAVSRKKEISLVWIVPIVALVVGAGLVYKAVKEKGPVAVISFESAEGIEAGKTRVKYKDVDMGKVRAVRLTPGLNGVRVTVDLDREAEGYLTDQTRFWVVRPRLSGTTVSGLSTLLSGAYIAIEPGREGRPKSEFKGLEIPPLVTRDSRGSLFTLKAGELDSLDYGSPVYFRGVKVGQVTGYGLETGGKGVDVQVFINAPHDGMVTRASRFWSASGLDMDLGANGLKINTESLVSILLGGIVLANPDAETPGPPVPAGTVFSLHSSREAAMAKQFSRKIPYLLKFSHSVRGLDIGAPVEFRGFVVGRVADISIEFDSKKNQVLVPVRIEIEEERLAQVSPGKEMPEAEDILEILVRHGMRGQLRTGNLLTGKLYLALDFFENAAPAQILDHGDILEIPTVAGSLEALTSHLSAVLVKLEKLPVAEISRQLIGAVQSVKKAGDTVTALAGSGDTTGAVNSFNLALQKIGILADSLSSELPPALVQARQTLDGVGGVLAKDAAVVADLQRTLAELAEAAKAVRALAEELEQHPESLLRGKEGQ
- a CDS encoding paraquat-inducible protein A — encoded protein: MATLSKSLGNTGADRPVAVAACPDCGMAQAIPDLPFGAAARCCRCDARLAGHRGDTVQRTLALALAGLVLFCIANAFPFLSLRLEGQIRETCLLTGIVELYRQGFAGLAVLVLATCVAVPLAQLAGLAYLMVPAAAGRAARHTAPVFRLLVRLKPWGMIEVYMLAILVAMIKLAKMADIVAGPGLWAFVGLIVVVAAAFSGLNPEDVWQRLPRQKVPEPWGGALTACHCCALTTPLAPSGESGRCPRCGARLRAVKPLSLQRTWALVLAAVVFYVPANILPVTITRTLGAEQADTIMSGVIYFMLSGSWHIALIIFTASILIPMLKLLILIYLLLSVQFRSRWKPGDRTRLYRFTEAVGRWSMVDVYVVTVLAALVRLSPLASVAAGPGAVYFAAVVVITMVAAESFDSRLIWQYGDPGENPRI